A single Vanacampus margaritifer isolate UIUO_Vmar chromosome 7, RoL_Vmar_1.0, whole genome shotgun sequence DNA region contains:
- the ltv1 gene encoding protein LTV1 homolog isoform X3, whose protein sequence is MPHRKKKSFIEKKKAVTFHLVHRSQRDPLAADEKAPQHVLLPATKADAEKRQEEQRKFGVFFDDNYDYLQHLKEASGQTELLAAARPSPRCLIHDDDDGEDEEKEQVAPTVSIKLPSSVFASDFEEDVGLLNKAAPVSGPRLDMDPDIVAGLDEDFDFDDPDNALEDDFVAKANSAECAKLRSRHDHDDDDSWEDADDDEDEDEDEDLNSNFSNADGDAGEFLFDEEETRTRFTDYSMTSSVMRRNEQLSLLDDRFEKFYEQFDDDEIGALDNAELEGYIAPDSARLEEVIKDYFAQKAKESLRPDDLGPKELPVLREEEEDDDDEEEMETLVIEAPDEKWDCESIISTYSNIYNRPKVILNPAKERRVEKKANKMAFKEEKVRQEKQMLNIRNNIRGLKLS, encoded by the exons atg CCTCACCGGAAGAAGAAGTCCTTCATTGAGAAGAAGAAGGCGGTGACCTTCCACCTTGTGCACAGAAGCCAGAGGGACCCCCTGGCGGCAGATGAGAAAGCGCCTCAGCACGTCCTGCTGCCGGCCACCAAG GCGGATGCGGAAAAGCGGCAGGAGGAGCAGAGGAAGTTCGGCGTCTTCTTTGACGACAACTACGATTACCTGCAGCATCTGAAGGAAGCTTCCGGACAGACGGAGCTGCTCGCCGCCGCCAGGCCCTCGCCCCGCTGTCTcattcatgatgatgatgatggtgaggaTGAGGAGAAGGAGCAGGTTGCACCC ACGGTGAGCATCAAGTTGCCGTCGTCGGTGTTCGCCTCCGACTTCGAAGAGGACGTGGGTCTCCTCAACAAAGCGGCGCCCGTCTCAG GGCCGCGTCTGGACATGGACCCTGACATCGTGGCCGGCCTGGACGAGGACTTTGACTTTGACGACCCCGACAACGCGCTGGAGGACGACTTCGTCGCCAAAGCCAACAGTGCCGAGTGTGCAAAGCTCCG AAGCCGCCACGACCACGACGACGACGACTCGTGGGAGGACGCGGACgatgacgaggacgaggacgaggacgaggacttGAACAGCAACTTTTCCAACGCGGACGGCGACGCCGGCGAGTTCTTATTTGACGAGGAAGAGACCAGGACTCGCTTCACGGACTACTCCATGACGTCGTCGGTGATGCGCAGGAACGAGCAGCTCAGCCTGCTGGACGACCGCTTCGAGAAG TTTTACGAGCAGTTTGACGACGACGAGATCGGCGCTCTGGACAACGCCGAACTTGAAGGCTACATCGCGCCCGACAGCGCCCGTCTGGAGGAGGTCATCAAGGACTACTTTGCCCAGAAAGCCAAAGA GTCGCTGAGGCCCGATGACCTGGGCCCAAAGGAACTTCCTGTCCTgcgagaggaggaagaggatgatgatgacgaggagGAGATGGAAACTCTGGTCATCGAAGCTCCGGACGAGAAGTGGGACTGCGAGAGCATCATCA GCACCTACTCCAACATCTACAACAGACCCAAAGTCATCCTCAATCCTGCCAAG GAGCGGCGCGTGGAGAAGAAGGCCAACAAGATGGCGTTCAAGGAGGAGAAGGTGCGCCAGGAGAAGCAGATGCTCAACATCAGGAACAACATTCGGGGCCTCAAACTCTCGTAG
- the ltv1 gene encoding protein LTV1 homolog isoform X1 produces MPHRKKKSFIEKKKAVTFHLVHRSQRDPLAADEKAPQHVLLPATKADAEKRQEEQRKFGVFFDDNYDYLQHLKEASGQTELLAAARPSPRCLIHDDDDGEDEEKEQVAPTVSIKLPSSVFASDFEEDVGLLNKAAPVSGPRLDMDPDIVAGLDEDFDFDDPDNALEDDFVAKANSAECAKLRSRHDHDDDDSWEDADDDEDEDEDEDLNSNFSNADGDAGEFLFDEEETRTRFTDYSMTSSVMRRNEQLSLLDDRFEKFYEQFDDDEIGALDNAELEGYIAPDSARLEEVIKDYFAQKAKESLRPDDLGPKELPVLREEEEDDDDEEEMETLVIEAPDEKWDCESIISEAHPGLRQDGRPAGRPRRRGSHRQAGGANEQDQRCRPAPRRRRPARQGREQGSKEGPQERRQGGAQGAARGEEGQQDGVQGGEGAPGEADAQHQEQHSGPQTLVGGAGRKLGPEHFLGLCFSFDAFLKTRKSVGGFCRILQQKTTKKHKDISIHEKFSSRPVFPVGQEGVCACVRLCVCA; encoded by the exons atg CCTCACCGGAAGAAGAAGTCCTTCATTGAGAAGAAGAAGGCGGTGACCTTCCACCTTGTGCACAGAAGCCAGAGGGACCCCCTGGCGGCAGATGAGAAAGCGCCTCAGCACGTCCTGCTGCCGGCCACCAAG GCGGATGCGGAAAAGCGGCAGGAGGAGCAGAGGAAGTTCGGCGTCTTCTTTGACGACAACTACGATTACCTGCAGCATCTGAAGGAAGCTTCCGGACAGACGGAGCTGCTCGCCGCCGCCAGGCCCTCGCCCCGCTGTCTcattcatgatgatgatgatggtgaggaTGAGGAGAAGGAGCAGGTTGCACCC ACGGTGAGCATCAAGTTGCCGTCGTCGGTGTTCGCCTCCGACTTCGAAGAGGACGTGGGTCTCCTCAACAAAGCGGCGCCCGTCTCAG GGCCGCGTCTGGACATGGACCCTGACATCGTGGCCGGCCTGGACGAGGACTTTGACTTTGACGACCCCGACAACGCGCTGGAGGACGACTTCGTCGCCAAAGCCAACAGTGCCGAGTGTGCAAAGCTCCG AAGCCGCCACGACCACGACGACGACGACTCGTGGGAGGACGCGGACgatgacgaggacgaggacgaggacgaggacttGAACAGCAACTTTTCCAACGCGGACGGCGACGCCGGCGAGTTCTTATTTGACGAGGAAGAGACCAGGACTCGCTTCACGGACTACTCCATGACGTCGTCGGTGATGCGCAGGAACGAGCAGCTCAGCCTGCTGGACGACCGCTTCGAGAAG TTTTACGAGCAGTTTGACGACGACGAGATCGGCGCTCTGGACAACGCCGAACTTGAAGGCTACATCGCGCCCGACAGCGCCCGTCTGGAGGAGGTCATCAAGGACTACTTTGCCCAGAAAGCCAAAGA GTCGCTGAGGCCCGATGACCTGGGCCCAAAGGAACTTCCTGTCCTgcgagaggaggaagaggatgatgatgacgaggagGAGATGGAAACTCTGGTCATCGAAGCTCCGGACGAGAAGTGGGACTGCGAGAGCATCATCA GTGAAGCCCATCCGGGTCTCCGCCAAGACGGGCGTCCCGCTGGACGTCCTCGCCGCCGCGGGTCCCACCGGCAAGCAGGCGGAGCGAATGAGCAGGATCAACGATGCCGACCTGCCCCGCGCCGCCGCCGTCCCGCGCGACAAGGACGAGAGCAAGGATCAAAGGAAGGCCCGCAAGAACGCCGTCAAGGAGGAGCGCAAG GAGCGGCGCGTGGAGAAGAAGGCCAACAAGATGGCGTTCAAGGAGGAGAAGGTGCGCCAGGAGAAGCAGATGCTCAACATCAGGAACAACATTCGGGGCCTCAAACTCTCGTAGGCGGCGCCGGACGCAAACTCGGGCCCGAACACTTTTTGgggctttgtttttcttttgatgcTTTCCTCAAGACTCGGAAATCAGTTGGTGGCTTTTGCCGGATtcttcaacaaaaaacaacaaaaaaacacaaggacATTTCTATCCATGAGAAATTCTCGTCTCGACCCGTTTTTCCCGTTGGGCAAGagggcgtgtgtgcgtgtgtgcgtttgtgcgtgtgtgcgtga
- the ltv1 gene encoding protein LTV1 homolog isoform X2: protein MPHRKKKSFIEKKKAVTFHLVHRSQRDPLAADEKAPQHVLLPATKADAEKRQEEQRKFGVFFDDNYDYLQHLKEASGQTELLAAARPSPRCLIHDDDDGEDEEKEQVAPTVSIKLPSSVFASDFEEDVGLLNKAAPVSGPRLDMDPDIVAGLDEDFDFDDPDNALEDDFVAKANSAECAKLRSRHDHDDDDSWEDADDDEDEDEDEDLNSNFSNADGDAGEFLFDEEETRTRFTDYSMTSSVMRRNEQLSLLDDRFEKFYEQFDDDEIGALDNAELEGYIAPDSARLEEVIKDYFAQKAKESLRPDDLGPKELPVLREEEEDDDDEEEMETLVIEAPDEKWDCESIISTYSNIYNRPKVILNPAKVKPIRVSAKTGVPLDVLAAAGPTGKQAERMSRINDADLPRAAAVPRDKDESKDQRKARKNAVKEERKERRVEKKANKMAFKEEKVRQEKQMLNIRNNIRGLKLS, encoded by the exons atg CCTCACCGGAAGAAGAAGTCCTTCATTGAGAAGAAGAAGGCGGTGACCTTCCACCTTGTGCACAGAAGCCAGAGGGACCCCCTGGCGGCAGATGAGAAAGCGCCTCAGCACGTCCTGCTGCCGGCCACCAAG GCGGATGCGGAAAAGCGGCAGGAGGAGCAGAGGAAGTTCGGCGTCTTCTTTGACGACAACTACGATTACCTGCAGCATCTGAAGGAAGCTTCCGGACAGACGGAGCTGCTCGCCGCCGCCAGGCCCTCGCCCCGCTGTCTcattcatgatgatgatgatggtgaggaTGAGGAGAAGGAGCAGGTTGCACCC ACGGTGAGCATCAAGTTGCCGTCGTCGGTGTTCGCCTCCGACTTCGAAGAGGACGTGGGTCTCCTCAACAAAGCGGCGCCCGTCTCAG GGCCGCGTCTGGACATGGACCCTGACATCGTGGCCGGCCTGGACGAGGACTTTGACTTTGACGACCCCGACAACGCGCTGGAGGACGACTTCGTCGCCAAAGCCAACAGTGCCGAGTGTGCAAAGCTCCG AAGCCGCCACGACCACGACGACGACGACTCGTGGGAGGACGCGGACgatgacgaggacgaggacgaggacgaggacttGAACAGCAACTTTTCCAACGCGGACGGCGACGCCGGCGAGTTCTTATTTGACGAGGAAGAGACCAGGACTCGCTTCACGGACTACTCCATGACGTCGTCGGTGATGCGCAGGAACGAGCAGCTCAGCCTGCTGGACGACCGCTTCGAGAAG TTTTACGAGCAGTTTGACGACGACGAGATCGGCGCTCTGGACAACGCCGAACTTGAAGGCTACATCGCGCCCGACAGCGCCCGTCTGGAGGAGGTCATCAAGGACTACTTTGCCCAGAAAGCCAAAGA GTCGCTGAGGCCCGATGACCTGGGCCCAAAGGAACTTCCTGTCCTgcgagaggaggaagaggatgatgatgacgaggagGAGATGGAAACTCTGGTCATCGAAGCTCCGGACGAGAAGTGGGACTGCGAGAGCATCATCA GCACCTACTCCAACATCTACAACAGACCCAAAGTCATCCTCAATCCTGCCAAG GTGAAGCCCATCCGGGTCTCCGCCAAGACGGGCGTCCCGCTGGACGTCCTCGCCGCCGCGGGTCCCACCGGCAAGCAGGCGGAGCGAATGAGCAGGATCAACGATGCCGACCTGCCCCGCGCCGCCGCCGTCCCGCGCGACAAGGACGAGAGCAAGGATCAAAGGAAGGCCCGCAAGAACGCCGTCAAGGAGGAGCGCAAG GAGCGGCGCGTGGAGAAGAAGGCCAACAAGATGGCGTTCAAGGAGGAGAAGGTGCGCCAGGAGAAGCAGATGCTCAACATCAGGAACAACATTCGGGGCCTCAAACTCTCGTAG